One window of Myxococcales bacterium genomic DNA carries:
- the ribA gene encoding GTP cyclohydrolase II RibA produces MERQGRGIVLYHQAEGRGIGLVNKLRAYVLQDQGLDTLDANTALGFKPDERDYEVPAAMLKKLGVKSVRLLTNNPEKVEQMQRFGIRVSERVPIEEPVLPDNERYLRTKKNRFGHLLDLDN; encoded by the coding sequence ATCGAACGGCAAGGGCGCGGCATCGTCCTCTACCATCAGGCCGAGGGCCGCGGCATCGGATTGGTCAACAAACTGCGCGCTTACGTGCTGCAGGATCAGGGCCTCGATACCCTCGACGCCAACACGGCCCTGGGATTCAAGCCCGACGAACGCGATTACGAAGTGCCGGCGGCAATGCTGAAAAAGCTCGGGGTGAAAAGCGTGCGTCTGTTGACGAACAACCCGGAAAAAGTGGAGCAGATGCAGCGCTTCGGCATCCGGGTAAGCGAACGCGTGCCGATCGAAGAACCCGTGTTGCCGGATAATGAGCGGTATTTGCGGACCAAGAAGAATCGTTTCGGGCATCTGTTGGATTTGGACAACTGA
- a CDS encoding SagB/ThcOx family dehydrogenase gives MNQGWLVILPAILSLLLVCPLTVSAGEAGKTIQLPAPQTDGGRPLMQVLKERHTTREFAATPLDDQILSNLLWAADGINRPDTGGRTAPSARNGQEIGLYVARADGLYLYDAGANQLKLVLANDLRAATGMQPFVKDAPVNLIYVADFAKMSGDDGDKILYSAADAGFIAENAYLFSASQGLAVVVRGAIDREALAKAMKLRPGQKIILAQTIGYPKK, from the coding sequence ATGAATCAAGGGTGGCTGGTCATTTTACCGGCGATTTTGTCCTTACTCTTGGTTTGCCCGTTGACGGTGTCCGCGGGCGAGGCCGGAAAGACGATTCAACTTCCGGCGCCTCAAACCGACGGCGGCCGGCCGCTGATGCAGGTGCTGAAAGAACGGCATACGACGCGGGAATTCGCGGCAACGCCGCTCGACGATCAAATCCTGTCGAATCTTTTGTGGGCGGCCGACGGCATCAATCGTCCCGACACCGGCGGTCGCACGGCACCCTCGGCGCGCAATGGCCAGGAAATCGGCCTCTATGTGGCGCGGGCCGACGGGCTCTACCTGTACGACGCCGGGGCCAATCAGTTGAAACTGGTGCTGGCGAACGACCTGCGCGCGGCCACCGGGATGCAGCCGTTCGTGAAGGACGCGCCGGTCAACCTGATTTACGTCGCGGATTTCGCGAAAATGAGCGGCGACGATGGGGATAAAATCCTTTACTCCGCCGCCGACGCCGGGTTCATCGCCGAAAACGCGTATCTGTTCAGCGCCTCGCAAGGCCTGGCCGTCGTGGTGCGCGGCGCGATCGACCGCGAGGCGCTGGCCAAGGCGATGAAGCTGCGCCCCGGCCAGAAAATCATCCTGGCCCAGACGATCGGCTATCCGAAAAAGTAG
- a CDS encoding M3 family oligoendopeptidase produces MKRRFLVLAFLVSLLAGSAAWTLSAAAPDADPFAAFPANSDAALTWPWEKIAVYFDALDRAPLTAETVAKWLTDWTSVAALLSEIENRLYLDMSADTADAAAEKRYTDFYEQVRTPAEQRQQNLRARLLASGLCPAGFELPLRKMRAQAELFRSANLPLLVDQEKLNNEYNKILGAQTVQWEGKETTISELDPVYQQTDRDRREQAWRLAMQRWQQDRAAIGNLWGQFLQLRRQLASNAGFADYRAYRWQDMMRFDYTPADVKRFHENIRRVVVPAAQRIYEKRRQRLGVDRLRPWDLDVDPLGRAPLKPFATATEFENKTQATFTAVDPRLGAYFATMRREKTLDLDNRKGKSPGGFCTGLDLRRLPYIFMNAVGVHDDVQTILHEGGHAFHYFETYRLPWFQQRWVPMEFDEVASMSMELLAGMHLDEQPGGFYSPKDAARARIVALEGILLFWPYMSVVDSFQHWVYEHPDEAAEPKNCDRAWAELWDQYMRGVDWSGLEAARETGWQRKLHIHTVPFYYIEYGIAELGAVQVFGRALQNPQQALTDYLKALSLGGTVSLPQLFATAGVKFSLDETTLAEAVALLERTIAELEKVAGS; encoded by the coding sequence ATGAAGCGCAGATTCCTGGTCCTGGCGTTCCTGGTTTCGTTGCTGGCCGGCTCGGCCGCGTGGACGTTGTCCGCCGCCGCGCCGGACGCCGATCCCTTCGCCGCGTTTCCCGCGAATTCCGACGCGGCGCTGACCTGGCCGTGGGAAAAAATCGCGGTCTATTTCGACGCCCTGGACCGGGCGCCGCTCACCGCCGAGACGGTTGCCAAGTGGCTGACCGACTGGACCAGCGTCGCCGCGCTGCTGAGCGAAATTGAAAACCGGCTGTACCTGGACATGTCGGCCGACACGGCCGACGCGGCGGCGGAGAAGCGCTATACCGACTTTTACGAACAGGTCCGCACGCCGGCCGAACAGCGCCAGCAGAATCTGCGCGCCCGCCTGCTGGCGAGCGGTTTGTGCCCCGCCGGCTTCGAACTGCCCCTGAGAAAAATGCGCGCCCAGGCCGAGTTGTTCCGGTCGGCCAACCTGCCGCTGCTGGTCGATCAGGAAAAACTCAACAACGAATACAACAAGATCCTCGGCGCACAGACGGTCCAGTGGGAAGGGAAGGAAACGACCATTTCCGAATTGGACCCGGTTTACCAGCAGACCGACCGCGACCGCCGCGAACAGGCGTGGCGCTTGGCCATGCAGCGCTGGCAGCAGGATCGCGCGGCCATCGGCAACCTGTGGGGACAGTTTCTCCAATTGCGCCGCCAACTGGCGAGCAACGCCGGGTTCGCCGATTACCGCGCTTATCGCTGGCAGGACATGATGCGGTTCGACTACACGCCCGCGGACGTCAAACGCTTTCACGAAAATATTCGCCGGGTCGTCGTCCCGGCCGCCCAGCGCATCTATGAAAAACGGCGGCAGCGATTGGGCGTCGACCGGCTGCGTCCCTGGGATTTGGACGTCGATCCGCTCGGCCGCGCGCCGCTCAAACCCTTCGCGACGGCGACCGAGTTCGAAAACAAGACGCAAGCGACGTTCACCGCGGTCGACCCGCGCCTGGGCGCGTATTTCGCGACGATGCGGCGCGAAAAGACGCTCGACCTGGACAATCGCAAGGGCAAGTCGCCGGGCGGCTTTTGCACCGGGTTGGACCTGCGGCGCCTGCCGTACATTTTCATGAACGCGGTTGGCGTCCACGACGACGTGCAGACGATCCTTCACGAGGGCGGGCACGCCTTCCACTATTTCGAGACTTACCGGCTGCCCTGGTTCCAACAGCGCTGGGTGCCGATGGAATTCGACGAGGTGGCCTCGATGTCGATGGAACTGCTGGCCGGGATGCACCTGGACGAACAGCCCGGCGGCTTCTATTCGCCCAAGGACGCGGCCCGCGCGCGGATCGTTGCGCTGGAAGGCATCCTGTTGTTCTGGCCCTACATGTCGGTGGTGGACTCCTTCCAGCATTGGGTTTACGAGCATCCGGACGAGGCCGCCGAGCCGAAAAATTGCGACCGCGCCTGGGCGGAACTGTGGGACCAATACATGCGCGGCGTGGATTGGAGCGGCCTGGAGGCGGCTCGGGAAACCGGCTGGCAGCGGAAGCTGCACATCCATACCGTGCCGTTCTATTACATCGAGTACGGCATTGCGGAACTCGGCGCCGTGCAGGTTTTCGGCCGCGCGTTGCAAAATCCGCAACAGGCGTTGACCGATTACCTCAAGGCGCTTTCGCTGGGCGGCACGGTTTCGTTGCCGCAGTTGTTTGCCACGGCAGGCGTGAAGTTCTCGCTGGACGAAACCACGCTGGCCGAAGCGGTCGCCTTGCTCGAACGGACCATCGCCGAATTGGAAAAAGTCGCCGGGAGTTGA
- a CDS encoding dual specificity protein phosphatase family protein: protein MRNTFDRHRGRWFFLFLVLLSAALGIGAASASRPTNWAQPVVTPDVPNLFQVSPTLYRSAQPGAAGMRELKKLGIKTVVNLRSFHSDADILADTGLAVEAIPTTAWGLTEADAVRFLKIAVDTAKTPILVHCQHGADRTGALVAVYRLAVQGWTKEEAIREMTDGGYGFHAVWANLIVWIKELDVERLRREAGLAAISAS, encoded by the coding sequence ATGAGAAACACGTTCGATCGACACCGAGGGCGATGGTTTTTCCTTTTTCTGGTGCTGCTCAGCGCGGCACTGGGCATCGGTGCGGCGTCGGCTTCCCGTCCGACGAACTGGGCGCAACCGGTCGTAACCCCGGATGTGCCGAACCTCTTTCAGGTTTCGCCGACTCTCTATCGCAGCGCCCAACCCGGCGCCGCGGGTATGCGGGAGTTGAAGAAACTCGGCATCAAAACCGTCGTCAATTTACGTTCGTTCCACTCCGACGCCGACATACTGGCCGACACCGGGTTGGCGGTCGAAGCCATTCCCACGACGGCCTGGGGCCTGACCGAGGCCGACGCGGTGCGGTTTCTCAAGATCGCCGTCGATACCGCGAAAACCCCAATCCTAGTGCATTGCCAACATGGGGCGGATCGCACGGGCGCTCTGGTTGCCGTCTATCGGCTGGCGGTTCAAGGTTGGACCAAGGAGGAAGCGATCCGGGAAATGACCGACGGTGGCTACGGATTTCACGCCGTCTGGGCGAATTTGATCGTTTGGATCAAGGAACTCGACGTCGAACGGCTTCGCCGGGAAGCCGGACTGGCGGCCATTTCGGCGTCGTAG
- a CDS encoding amino acid deaminase/aldolase: MLSVSDQFARYREALRGRTLPAAFVDLDAFERNVAYVAELANRHRKTIRVHSKSLRCPALMRKILETGGPAYRGVMTYSARETAWLAEQGFDDFIIAYPTVQPADLEALVALTRRGGQARVMIDCLEHLEILETAGRRARVQLPACLEIDVSYRPLGSVWHIGPRRSPIRTPEQALAVAAAAKILSHVVIDAVMGYEAHIAGPNDAVPGQPAKNLATRLFKTASLRELEQRRARIVAALREAGLNPVIVNGGGSGSLPETLADPCLTEATVGSAFYAPALFHHYRRVSFAPAAFFALQVVRRPASDLVTCQGGGYVASGPAGEDRLPRPVYPEGLRYLSLEGAGEVQTPLVVPAEAPRLELGDPVFFQHAKAGELAERFNEFFLVRGTEIVDTAKTYRGEGRVFL, from the coding sequence ATGTTGTCCGTCTCCGATCAATTTGCGCGCTACCGCGAAGCGCTGCGCGGCCGGACATTGCCGGCGGCATTCGTCGATCTGGACGCTTTCGAACGCAACGTCGCCTACGTCGCCGAATTGGCGAACCGGCATCGGAAGACGATCCGCGTTCATTCGAAATCCCTGCGTTGTCCGGCGCTGATGCGGAAAATTCTGGAAACGGGCGGCCCCGCCTACCGCGGCGTGATGACCTATTCGGCTCGGGAGACCGCCTGGCTGGCGGAACAGGGCTTCGACGATTTCATCATCGCCTATCCGACCGTGCAGCCGGCCGATCTCGAGGCGCTGGTCGCGCTGACCCGTCGCGGCGGACAGGCGCGGGTTATGATCGACTGCCTCGAACACCTCGAAATACTGGAAACGGCCGGTCGCCGCGCCCGCGTGCAATTGCCGGCCTGTCTGGAAATTGATGTGTCGTATCGTCCGCTGGGCTCGGTCTGGCACATCGGCCCGCGCCGCAGCCCGATTCGCACTCCCGAACAGGCGCTGGCCGTCGCGGCGGCCGCGAAAATTCTTTCGCACGTCGTCATCGACGCGGTCATGGGTTACGAGGCGCACATCGCCGGGCCCAATGACGCGGTGCCCGGGCAGCCCGCGAAGAACCTCGCGACGCGGCTTTTCAAGACGGCCTCGCTCCGCGAACTGGAACAGCGGCGGGCGCGAATCGTCGCCGCTTTGCGGGAGGCCGGTTTGAACCCGGTCATCGTGAACGGCGGGGGCAGCGGCAGCCTGCCCGAGACGCTGGCCGATCCGTGCCTCACCGAGGCGACGGTGGGTTCGGCGTTTTACGCGCCGGCGCTGTTCCACCATTACCGGCGGGTTTCGTTCGCACCGGCGGCGTTTTTCGCGCTCCAGGTCGTCCGCCGGCCGGCGTCGGATTTGGTCACCTGTCAGGGCGGCGGCTATGTGGCGTCGGGGCCGGCGGGCGAGGATCGCCTGCCGCGGCCGGTTTATCCGGAAGGCTTGCGCTACCTGTCGCTGGAGGGCGCGGGCGAAGTGCAGACGCCGCTGGTTGTGCCGGCGGAAGCGCCGCGGTTGGAATTGGGCGACCCGGTATTTTTTCAACATGCGAAGGCCGGCGAATTGGCCGAGCGCTTCAACGAATTTTTTCTGGTTCGCGGGACGGAAATCGTGGATACGGCCAAGACCTACCGCGGCGAGGGTCGGGTATTCCTCTAA
- a CDS encoding lysophospholipase, whose amino-acid sequence MPRIFLCRFILFLTAILMIGATCQSDDDDDDAAGSNDDDADDDTGEAPLTIAWSACSLEEGADDGLAQCGEAQVPLFWENPDGRTITVAAKRWPAAGESQGQLWLLQGGPGASGMMTFAPLMKDLRALVPEFDLYTIDHRGVGYSSPLTCPEQEAADSEGGAYIYLDEYDDCVAWLNENLGDALQGYSTRNAAHDLAAFIDATREEGKKVLVWGASYGTYLTQRYLLLHPDQADGAIVDSIHALSEPALKFYPAYNENGKRLLQLCAADKFCSGKMGAYPWGMLEQLYAKLEGGHCAELGMDRYTLSYLLGWLAWYSPLNAAAPALIYRLDRCEPADMAAIVYLFYNPFSGNGDLLGMTGGWFSQVLNMNIGMSDQFWGPEFADVDIEQYITDLDNEMLFGVMPSLDEYELYQKWPRYDEPLARELPQTSIPVLMLQGDVDGATPRETAAPLGEALAGPHQLYLKFPYSAHGVIDDSWVSADDNVSTCGMTIMANFLRDPLTAPDTSCIADTLPIDFAGTPDWAQYIFGTDDLWENDAARAPLPRQLPVRLDARRLPWRY is encoded by the coding sequence ATGCCACGGATCTTCCTTTGTCGATTCATCCTTTTTCTGACGGCAATCCTGATGATCGGCGCAACCTGTCAAAGTGACGACGACGATGATGACGCCGCCGGTTCGAACGATGACGACGCCGATGACGATACCGGCGAAGCGCCGTTGACCATCGCCTGGTCGGCCTGCTCGCTGGAGGAGGGCGCCGACGACGGTCTGGCGCAATGCGGCGAGGCCCAGGTGCCGCTTTTCTGGGAAAATCCCGACGGCCGGACGATCACGGTCGCCGCCAAACGCTGGCCGGCGGCAGGCGAAAGCCAGGGGCAGCTTTGGTTGCTGCAGGGCGGTCCGGGCGCTTCGGGAATGATGACCTTTGCCCCGCTGATGAAAGATCTCCGCGCGCTCGTTCCGGAATTCGACCTCTACACGATCGATCACCGCGGCGTGGGTTATTCCAGCCCGTTGACCTGCCCGGAACAGGAAGCCGCGGACAGCGAAGGCGGCGCTTACATTTACCTCGACGAATACGACGACTGCGTCGCCTGGTTGAACGAAAATCTCGGCGACGCGCTGCAAGGCTACTCGACGCGCAACGCGGCGCACGATCTGGCGGCATTCATCGACGCCACGCGGGAAGAGGGGAAAAAGGTTCTGGTCTGGGGCGCCTCCTACGGCACCTACCTGACGCAACGCTATCTGCTGTTGCATCCCGATCAGGCCGATGGCGCGATCGTCGACAGCATTCACGCGCTCAGCGAGCCGGCGTTGAAGTTTTATCCGGCGTACAACGAAAACGGCAAACGCCTCTTGCAACTCTGCGCCGCGGACAAATTTTGCTCCGGGAAGATGGGAGCGTACCCTTGGGGAATGCTGGAACAGCTCTATGCGAAGCTGGAAGGCGGCCATTGCGCCGAACTGGGCATGGATCGCTACACCTTGTCCTATTTGCTGGGCTGGCTGGCCTGGTACAGCCCGCTCAATGCCGCCGCGCCGGCGCTGATCTACCGGCTGGACCGCTGCGAGCCGGCCGACATGGCGGCGATCGTCTACCTGTTTTACAACCCGTTCAGCGGCAACGGCGATCTGCTCGGCATGACGGGCGGATGGTTTTCGCAAGTGCTCAACATGAATATCGGGATGTCCGATCAATTTTGGGGCCCGGAGTTCGCGGACGTCGATATTGAGCAATACATTACGGACCTGGACAACGAAATGCTCTTTGGAGTGATGCCGAGCCTGGACGAATACGAACTTTACCAAAAGTGGCCGCGTTACGACGAGCCGCTAGCGCGCGAACTGCCGCAAACGAGCATCCCCGTGCTCATGTTGCAGGGCGACGTGGACGGCGCGACCCCCCGCGAAACGGCCGCCCCGCTCGGCGAAGCGCTCGCCGGCCCGCATCAGCTTTACCTGAAATTCCCCTATTCGGCGCACGGGGTCATTGACGATTCCTGGGTATCCGCGGACGACAATGTTTCCACCTGCGGCATGACGATCATGGCCAATTTCCTGCGCGATCCGCTGACGGCTCCCGACACCTCCTGCATCGCCGATACGCTGCCCATCGATTTTGCCGGCACGCCCGATTGGGCGCAGTACATTTTCGGCACCGATGATCTTTGGGAAAACGACGCTGCGCGGGCGCCGCTGCCACGACAGCTTCCGGTTCGTCTCGACGCGCGCCGTCTGCCGTGGCGCTACTGA